The region CGCGGTTGCCGAGCGAGCCGAACGCACCCCAGGCTGCGCCGAGGATGAGCGCGCCGGACACCACCGCCACCACGATCAGGGTCATCGTCATGGCAGGGCAACGCGCGAGGCTCGCAATCGGTTGCAGCAAGGGCGTGCGGGGCATCGTGGAAAAACCCTGCACAAAGCGGCCTGAAAGCTTGGGAATCACCCCTCCCGCGCCTATATAATCGGCATGAGCGAAAACACTTCCGACACGCCTGAAAACGCACCCGAAACCGCCAAGCTGAAGGGCGAATACGGCGCCGATTCCATCAAGGTTCTCAAGGGCCTGGACGCGGTGCGTAAGCGCCCGGGCATGTATATCGGCGATACCGACGACGGTTCGGGCCTGCACCACATGGTTTTCGAGGTGTCGGACAATGCGATCGACGAAGCGCTCGCAGGCCACTGCGACCTCGTTCTGATCGAGCTGAACGCCGACGGATCGGTCAGCGTCGAAGACAATGGCCGCGGCATCCCGGTCGACATGCACAAGGAAGAAGGCGTGTCGGCGGCAGAGGTCATCATGACCCAGCTGCACGCGGGCGGTAAGTTCGAAAACACCTCCGACGACAACGCCTACAAGGTGTCGGGCGGCCTGCACGGCGTCGGCGTTTCGGTCGTGAACGCGCTGTCGGAATGGCTCGAACTGGTGATCTGGCGCGACGGCAAGGAACACTGGATGCGTTTCGAGCACGGCGATGCCGTGAATAGCCTCGAAGTGAGGGGCGATGCCCCTCCGGTCGCCTCCAACGGCGACGACAACGGCCTCAAGAAGGGCACGCGCGTCACCTTCCTGCCTTCGACCGACACGTTCAAGAACGTCACCGAATTCGATTTCGAGAAGCTGGAACACCGCTACCGCGAGCTCGCCTTCCTCAATTCCGGCGTGCGCATCCTGCTGCGCGACAAGCGGCACGAGGAAGTGGCCGAGCACGACCTGTTCTACGAAGGCGGCATCGCGGCTTTCGTCAAATGGCTCGACCGGAACAAGCAGCCGCTGATCGCCGAACCGATTGCCGTGTCCGCCGACAAGGACGGCATCGGGATCGACGTCGCGCTGCAGTGGAACGACAGCTATTACGAAAACGTCCTGACCTTCACCAACAACATCCCGCAGCGCGACGGCGGCACGCACCTGGCCGCTTTCCGCGCCGCTCTGACGCGTACGCTGAACAACTATGCGAACGCAGCTGGCCTGCTGAAGAAGGAAAAGGTCAGCCTGTCGGGCGAGGACATGCGCGAGGGCCTGACCGCCATCGTGTCGGTCAAGCTGCCCGATCCCAAGTTCTCCTCGCAGACGAAGGACAAGCTGGTCAGCTCCGAAGTGCGCCAGCCGCTCGAAAGCCTGATGGGCGAGAAGATGACCGAATGGCTGGAGGAAAACCCGGCCGATGCGAAGGCGATCATCCAGAAGATCATCGACGCCGCCGCCGCGCGCGAAGCGGCCCGCCGTGCGCGCGAAATGAGCCGCAAGGGCGCGATGAGCGTCGCCTCGCTGCCCGGCAAGCTCGCCGATTGCCAGGAACGCGATCCGGCCAAGTCCGAACTTTTCCTGGTCGAGGGTGATTCCGCAGGTGGTTCGGCCAAGCAGGGCCGCGACCGCAAGACGCAGGCGATCCTGCCGCTCAAGGGCAAGATCCTCAATGTCGAGCGTGCGCGCTTCGACCGGATCATTTCCTCGAAGGAAGTCGGCACGCTGATCCAGGCGATGGGCACTGGCCTGCGCGACGAGTTCAATCTCGACAAGCTGCGCTATCACAAGATCGTCATCATGACCGACGCCGACGTCGACGGCGCGCATATCCGCACGCTGCTGCTCACCTTCTTTCATCGCCAGATGCCGGAGATCGTGAAGGCAGGGCACCTCTTCATCGCGCAGCCGCCGCTCTACAAGGTCGCGAAGGGCCGCAGCGAGGTCTACCTCAAGGACCAGGCCGCGCTCGACCGCTATCTCGTCGATGCCGGGCTTTCGGGCCGCGTCCTCGAAACCGCCGGCGGCGCCCGCTCGGGCGAGGATCTGCGCGCGCTGGTCGAACACGCGCTGCGCCTGCGCAACCTGCTCGGCTTCGTGCCGCGCAAGTACAATTACGAGATCATCGAGCAGATGGCACTGTCCGGCGCGCTCGACCCCGAACTCGATGCGACCACGCGCGAACAGGCGCTGGCCTTCACCGCGCAGCGTCTCGGCCTGACCGACGAGGAAGCGCGCTGGTCCGCGCAGCTGCGCGAAGACGGCTCGGTCCGCTTCGACCGGCTGTGGCGCGGTGTGACCGACGTTTACGAGATCGAGGCCGCCTTCCTCGTGAGCGCCGAGGCGCGCAAGCTCCACCGCCTCGCCTCGGAAAAAGCCGAAGCCTATGCCCAGCGCTCGCAGCTCGTGCGCGCCGGCAGCGAGGGCGCGGAGGAAGACGGCGAGGACGAGGTTGTCATCACTTCGGGCGACGCGATCACGCGCCCGACCGAACTGCTCGACGCGGTCCTCGCCGCAGGGCGCAAGGGTCTCTCGATCCAGCGCTACAAAGGTCTTGGCGAGATGAACGCCGAGCAGCTGTGGGAGACCACGCTCGATCCCGAAAACCGCGCGCTGTTGCAGGTGAAGGTCGAGGATGCCGACGTGACCGACGA is a window of Erythrobacter sp. HKB08 DNA encoding:
- the gyrB gene encoding DNA topoisomerase (ATP-hydrolyzing) subunit B — encoded protein: MSENTSDTPENAPETAKLKGEYGADSIKVLKGLDAVRKRPGMYIGDTDDGSGLHHMVFEVSDNAIDEALAGHCDLVLIELNADGSVSVEDNGRGIPVDMHKEEGVSAAEVIMTQLHAGGKFENTSDDNAYKVSGGLHGVGVSVVNALSEWLELVIWRDGKEHWMRFEHGDAVNSLEVRGDAPPVASNGDDNGLKKGTRVTFLPSTDTFKNVTEFDFEKLEHRYRELAFLNSGVRILLRDKRHEEVAEHDLFYEGGIAAFVKWLDRNKQPLIAEPIAVSADKDGIGIDVALQWNDSYYENVLTFTNNIPQRDGGTHLAAFRAALTRTLNNYANAAGLLKKEKVSLSGEDMREGLTAIVSVKLPDPKFSSQTKDKLVSSEVRQPLESLMGEKMTEWLEENPADAKAIIQKIIDAAAAREAARRAREMSRKGAMSVASLPGKLADCQERDPAKSELFLVEGDSAGGSAKQGRDRKTQAILPLKGKILNVERARFDRIISSKEVGTLIQAMGTGLRDEFNLDKLRYHKIVIMTDADVDGAHIRTLLLTFFHRQMPEIVKAGHLFIAQPPLYKVAKGRSEVYLKDQAALDRYLVDAGLSGRVLETAGGARSGEDLRALVEHALRLRNLLGFVPRKYNYEIIEQMALSGALDPELDATTREQALAFTAQRLGLTDEEARWSAQLREDGSVRFDRLWRGVTDVYEIEAAFLVSAEARKLHRLASEKAEAYAQRSQLVRAGSEGAEEDGEDEVVITSGDAITRPTELLDAVLAAGRKGLSIQRYKGLGEMNAEQLWETTLDPENRALLQVKVEDADVTDEIFTRLMGDVVEPRREFIQDNALNVANLDV